Proteins encoded in a region of the Streptomyces sp. NBC_00258 genome:
- a CDS encoding helix-turn-helix domain-containing protein: MSRDTREWAWEHSASRGNARLVLLSIADRIPDEQCVAWASLTSLMKRTNASRNAVRGALVALAESGELEVLDDLGGPQHSTVYRLPRAAAWLAKVAAARENDPGAYVEPLTDTDPVPELDDERLRKHGIWPKTGSESDPRRQDLTGSESAPPRQNLTPPRVRIQPPSGSEPDPQNRSEPKVNRRYSSSGAADLTSAADWQADDASLSWAQQQGHLARLGEHGVQAADAKWRHHRSTWSARSAAAWAADWRAWIAREHSPTPQRPNLYALPGGIPAPQAGMTRADAHMAALLAAVDEPTGTE; this comes from the coding sequence ATGAGCCGGGACACCCGCGAATGGGCGTGGGAGCACAGCGCCAGCCGCGGAAACGCGCGACTGGTTCTGCTGTCGATCGCCGACCGGATCCCCGACGAGCAGTGCGTCGCTTGGGCGTCCCTCACCTCGCTGATGAAGCGTACGAACGCGAGCCGCAACGCCGTGCGCGGCGCCCTGGTCGCGCTGGCCGAGAGCGGCGAACTCGAGGTGCTCGACGATCTCGGCGGACCGCAGCACAGCACGGTCTATCGGCTCCCCCGCGCCGCTGCATGGCTGGCCAAGGTCGCGGCGGCCCGGGAAAACGACCCCGGCGCGTACGTCGAGCCCCTGACGGACACCGACCCGGTACCCGAGCTGGACGACGAGCGGCTACGCAAGCACGGCATCTGGCCCAAGACCGGGTCCGAATCCGACCCCCGTCGTCAGGATCTGACCGGGTCGGAATCTGCACCCCCTCGTCAGAACCTGACCCCTCCCCGGGTCAGAATCCAACCCCCCTCCGGGTCTGAACCTGACCCCCAGAACCGTAGTGAACCGAAGGTGAACCGTAGGTACAGCAGCAGTGGTGCTGCTGACCTCACCTCCGCCGCGGACTGGCAGGCCGACGACGCGAGCCTGTCCTGGGCTCAGCAGCAGGGGCATCTCGCCCGCCTCGGCGAGCACGGCGTCCAGGCCGCCGACGCGAAGTGGCGCCACCACCGCAGCACCTGGAGCGCTCGCTCCGCCGCCGCCTGGGCTGCCGACTGGCGGGCCTGGATCGCCCGCGAGCACAGCCCCACCCCCCAGCGCCCGAACCTCTATGCCCTGCCCGGCGGCATCCCCGCGCCGCAGGCCGGCATGACCCGCGCCGACGCGCACATGGCCGCCCTGCTCGCTGCCGTCGATGAACCGACTGGAACGGAGTAA
- a CDS encoding XRE family transcriptional regulator, whose protein sequence is MEEPPEEPMGLHAKKLSDRLNRLFEAVHPPDRGPYSNAEVAELMAERGLETVTSTYLWMLRTGRRDNPTKRHLEALASFFGVPAAYWFDDEVAEKTAEELKLLELLRDSKIKNVLLRLSDVSADGKEAVLGLVDGVRKMEGLPPSN, encoded by the coding sequence ATGGAAGAGCCACCCGAGGAGCCGATGGGGCTTCATGCGAAGAAGCTCAGCGACCGGCTCAATCGCCTGTTTGAAGCGGTCCACCCGCCCGATCGTGGCCCGTACAGCAACGCTGAAGTGGCTGAGCTGATGGCTGAGCGAGGGCTTGAGACGGTGACGTCCACCTATCTGTGGATGCTGCGCACCGGTCGCCGCGACAATCCGACGAAGCGTCATCTTGAAGCCCTGGCAAGCTTTTTCGGTGTTCCGGCCGCCTATTGGTTTGACGATGAGGTCGCCGAAAAGACCGCAGAGGAACTGAAGTTGCTGGAATTGCTCCGTGATTCCAAGATCAAAAACGTGCTCCTTCGCCTGTCCGACGTCTCGGCGGACGGAAAGGAAGCGGTTCTCGGTCTCG
- a CDS encoding plasmid mobilization protein: protein MAGADRHQGAPIRQDATEGGSHPEEGENHSCHSTDCAHTMPPKPHVQQRERLRDEKKRMHQPSCRMNDDEYQLLVRAAAACNMSIASYLARAALKAARNLDRTAAEIAGEREMLKELFDLRTALNRIGNNLNQVAAALNSDEPAPQATAVLSAVDRISLRVDAFLRRYLDGERPAA from the coding sequence GTGGCGGGAGCGGATCGGCACCAGGGGGCGCCGATCCGTCAGGATGCGACCGAGGGCGGCTCGCATCCTGAAGAAGGGGAGAACCACTCCTGCCACAGCACCGACTGCGCCCACACCATGCCGCCGAAACCCCACGTTCAGCAGCGTGAGCGCCTGCGCGACGAGAAGAAGCGCATGCACCAGCCGAGCTGCCGCATGAACGACGACGAGTACCAGCTCCTCGTCCGTGCTGCTGCCGCCTGCAACATGAGTATCGCCAGCTACCTTGCCCGCGCCGCGCTCAAAGCCGCCCGCAACCTCGACCGCACCGCCGCGGAAATCGCCGGCGAACGCGAGATGCTGAAGGAGCTGTTCGACCTGCGAACCGCACTGAACCGGATCGGCAACAACCTCAACCAGGTTGCGGCAGCCCTGAATTCGGACGAGCCCGCGCCGCAGGCCACGGCGGTCCTCTCTGCCGTCGACCGCATCTCCCTGCGTGTGGACGCCTTCCTCCGGCGCTACCTGGACGGCGAGCGTCCGGCTGCATGA
- a CDS encoding WhiB family transcriptional regulator: MRHITTNDTPPPTIRGIADHSWQERGLCHGLPAKEIDELFFHAARDRTAIDAAKAICGNCPVKKACFDYALDNEIRQGMWGGLTEDERRPWHARVNKRLDYSRVKAAFEGRDVHLSDAERDAVTRHAYVRGWSPERLAYALRLDLDWARDLMRNAAHAVADRDRYWGQVDPAEAADDEYVEDEAAEDAASPVQVPRQAQTHALIAALRKAA, encoded by the coding sequence ATGCGCCACATCACCACCAACGACACCCCGCCCCCGACGATCCGGGGCATCGCCGACCACAGCTGGCAGGAACGGGGCTTGTGCCACGGCCTGCCGGCCAAGGAGATCGACGAGCTGTTCTTCCACGCGGCCCGCGACCGCACGGCCATCGACGCGGCCAAGGCGATCTGCGGCAACTGCCCGGTGAAGAAGGCGTGCTTCGACTACGCCCTCGACAACGAGATCCGCCAGGGCATGTGGGGCGGGCTCACCGAGGACGAGCGCCGCCCCTGGCACGCCCGAGTCAACAAGCGCCTGGACTACAGCCGCGTCAAGGCCGCGTTCGAAGGCCGCGACGTCCACCTCAGCGACGCCGAGCGCGACGCCGTCACCCGCCACGCCTACGTCCGCGGCTGGAGCCCCGAGCGCCTCGCCTACGCACTGCGGCTCGACCTCGACTGGGCGCGCGACCTGATGCGCAACGCCGCCCACGCCGTCGCCGACCGCGACCGTTACTGGGGGCAAGTCGACCCGGCCGAGGCAGCCGACGACGAGTACGTCGAGGACGAAGCCGCCGAGGACGCCGCCTCCCCGGTGCAGGTGCCCCGCCAGGCGCAGACCCACGCCCTGATCGCCGCTCTCCGAAAGGCCGCATGA
- a CDS encoding zinc finger domain-containing protein: MDRREVAAVLTYVGRLDPRTIRTDAGEARDQLAMWHELLGDVPMATGQGWDVREIVRKRIVSSPYPILPADVAREWQAHRRDRLARHTDPTPAADPDNPEAWRAELLAARDAVAAGVAAPSAHRGITAGRHRPGLKDQLAAVGSYIPPAVRAELAPYRPARAAREAAIAAGGPDVLSVPCDWCHADKGEPCRRRRISLDGSARGNAPRVTAHPGRIDRALAAQAQQASAA, encoded by the coding sequence TTGGACCGCCGCGAAGTTGCTGCCGTGCTCACCTATGTCGGCCGCCTGGACCCGCGCACCATCCGCACCGACGCGGGCGAGGCACGCGACCAGCTCGCCATGTGGCACGAGCTGCTCGGCGACGTCCCGATGGCCACCGGCCAGGGCTGGGACGTCCGCGAGATCGTCCGCAAGCGCATCGTGAGTTCGCCATACCCGATCCTGCCGGCCGATGTGGCCCGCGAATGGCAGGCGCACCGCCGCGACCGTCTGGCCCGGCACACCGACCCGACCCCGGCAGCCGACCCGGACAATCCGGAAGCCTGGCGGGCGGAGCTGCTGGCGGCGCGAGATGCCGTGGCTGCCGGAGTGGCCGCACCCTCGGCTCACCGCGGGATCACCGCGGGGCGACACCGGCCGGGACTCAAGGACCAGCTTGCCGCCGTCGGCTCCTACATCCCGCCGGCCGTGCGTGCCGAGCTGGCCCCGTACCGCCCGGCCCGCGCCGCCCGCGAAGCCGCCATCGCCGCCGGAGGACCCGACGTCTTGAGCGTGCCGTGCGACTGGTGTCACGCCGACAAGGGCGAGCCCTGCCGCCGCCGTCGCATCAGCCTCGACGGAAGTGCCCGGGGCAACGCACCGCGCGTCACAGCCCACCCCGGCCGCATCGACCGCGCCCTGGCTGCGCAGGCCCAGCAGGCATCCGCCGCCTGA